One segment of Methanolinea mesophila DNA contains the following:
- a CDS encoding methanogenesis marker 12 protein, with product MFIGIDHGTTSMRFSSPAGEFKISREDARFFSIRDLERISPLEEIEGIGLSYSMGDNFSAITAIDHLVDRGLVSRDGAGKHIGGGTRVFDQVRESGIPAVVIPGLHRGSPTDPRFKAYSHQASPEKVGIAYEVCHDLGRDVVVSDASSNTVTLLVADWKIVGAIDACIFAPGTVHGAIDVDGIRKIDAGEMTANEAFLHAGVNFSLPEEERVPALAMFAAMECAAMRVLCPCAKVALAGSLAPLIGDRVRDHLRTEVAVYDEWCASRGIARITRDIFSGKDEILGLDVKM from the coding sequence ATGTTCATCGGCATAGACCACGGGACCACCTCGATGCGGTTCTCCTCCCCCGCAGGGGAGTTCAAGATCTCCCGGGAGGATGCGCGGTTTTTCTCCATTCGGGACCTCGAGCGGATCAGCCCTCTGGAAGAGATCGAGGGGATAGGCCTCTCCTACTCCATGGGCGACAACTTCTCCGCCATTACCGCGATCGACCACCTGGTCGACCGGGGGCTGGTGAGCCGGGATGGCGCGGGGAAGCATATCGGGGGCGGGACCCGGGTCTTTGACCAGGTGAGAGAGAGCGGGATCCCTGCCGTGGTCATACCCGGCCTTCACCGGGGTTCTCCCACCGATCCCCGTTTCAAGGCCTATTCCCACCAGGCCAGCCCGGAGAAGGTGGGAATCGCCTACGAGGTCTGCCATGACCTCGGCAGGGACGTGGTGGTATCGGACGCGAGCTCCAATACGGTCACCCTCCTGGTCGCGGACTGGAAGATCGTAGGGGCTATCGATGCCTGCATCTTCGCGCCCGGCACGGTCCACGGGGCAATCGACGTGGACGGGATCAGGAAGATCGATGCCGGCGAGATGACCGCGAACGAGGCGTTTCTCCATGCAGGGGTGAATTTTTCGCTTCCCGAAGAGGAACGGGTACCGGCACTGGCCATGTTCGCCGCAATGGAATGTGCCGCGATGCGGGTTTTGTGCCCATGCGCGAAGGTCGCCCTGGCCGGTTCGCTCGCCCCTCTGATCGGAGACCGGGTCCGGGACCATCTCCGCACGGAGGTGGCGGTATACGATGAATGGTGTGCGTCACGTGGAATTGCCAGGATAACCCGGGACATCTTCTCCGGGAAGGATGAGATCCTCGGCCTGGACGTCAAAATGTAA
- a CDS encoding pyruvate ferredoxin oxidoreductase subunit gamma, producing the protein MRELRIHGRGGQGSVTAAELIAVAAFEGGVFSQAFPAFGVERRGAPVQAFVRFDTSKIRLRSQVYEPDYIIVQDSTLIRDVNVFQGVKPGGIVIINTEKEQEYSIPAGVKVITIDATGIALQELGVPITNTTLMGAFSAATGEIKMDSLENALRRRFTGDMAEKNIKAARKAYQLIGGAS; encoded by the coding sequence TTGAGAGAGTTACGTATCCACGGCAGGGGCGGGCAGGGGTCGGTCACCGCTGCCGAACTGATCGCGGTCGCCGCTTTTGAGGGCGGGGTGTTTTCGCAGGCATTTCCTGCATTCGGCGTCGAAAGACGCGGCGCTCCGGTCCAGGCGTTCGTGAGGTTCGACACCAGCAAAATTCGCCTGCGGAGCCAGGTGTACGAGCCGGATTACATCATAGTACAGGACAGCACCCTGATCCGGGACGTGAACGTGTTCCAGGGGGTAAAGCCCGGAGGCATCGTGATAATCAATACCGAGAAGGAACAGGAATATTCGATCCCCGCAGGGGTGAAGGTTATCACCATCGATGCAACAGGCATCGCGCTCCAGGAGCTTGGGGTCCCCATTACGAACACTACCCTCATGGGGGCGTTCTCTGCGGCAACTGGAGAGATCAAGATGGACTCGCTTGAAAACGCGCTTCGGCGGAGATTCACCGGCGATATGGCCGAAAAGAACATCAAAGCGGCCCGGAAGGCGTACCAGCTCATCGGGGGTGCGTCCTAG
- a CDS encoding COG2426 family protein produces the protein MDPGAALVVIILGALPFFEARYAIPLAILYGFPPATAFLLGMLGNLLPVIPLLLLLDPVSAWLCAHSSIMKRFFDWLFARTRRHDHQIRKWGATALFLFVAAPIPVTGTWSGCAAAFVFGIRFRQAFPAIVAGATVAALITTLPLIGVLNAFGGSP, from the coding sequence ATGGACCCCGGTGCGGCGCTGGTAGTGATAATTCTCGGCGCGCTGCCCTTCTTTGAAGCCCGGTACGCCATCCCTCTGGCTATCCTCTACGGGTTTCCTCCCGCGACTGCATTCCTGCTGGGAATGCTCGGGAACCTGCTCCCCGTGATTCCGCTGCTGCTGCTCCTCGATCCGGTATCGGCATGGCTGTGCGCCCACTCGTCGATCATGAAGCGGTTCTTCGACTGGCTTTTTGCCCGGACACGCAGACATGATCACCAGATCAGGAAGTGGGGGGCAACCGCCCTCTTCCTCTTTGTGGCCGCACCCATCCCCGTCACCGGGACATGGAGCGGTTGCGCGGCGGCGTTCGTCTTCGGGATCCGCTTCCGGCAGGCATTTCCGGCCATAGTCGCGGGAGCCACGGTCGCCGCCCTGATCACCACGCTGCCCCTTATCGGGGTGCTCAACGCATTCGGTGGCTCACCATGA
- a CDS encoding 4Fe-4S binding protein: MALGVGCTARPGRAKDNKTGSWRVFKPKFDSEKCSKCGMCITICPEGCIREEDELPVPDYDYCKGCGLCAEECPSGAVEMQKEEK, encoded by the coding sequence ATGGCGCTCGGTGTCGGGTGCACCGCCCGCCCTGGCAGGGCGAAGGATAACAAGACCGGGTCGTGGCGGGTTTTCAAGCCTAAATTCGATTCCGAAAAGTGCAGCAAATGCGGGATGTGCATCACCATCTGTCCGGAGGGGTGCATCAGGGAAGAGGACGAGCTCCCCGTCCCCGACTACGACTATTGCAAGGGATGCGGGCTCTGTGCCGAGGAATGCCCCTCCGGTGCGGTCGAGATGCAAAAGGAGGAGAAGTAG
- a CDS encoding NAD-dependent epimerase/dehydratase family protein, producing MIFSVVTGGAGFIGSHLVDALVGRGERVVVIDSLAAGSRDNLGKHLDEGLVTLVEADLLGDGWQRSLAGATRVFHLAADPDVRQSAIAPDSQIRNNIMGTYRVLEAMRVHRVGEIAFTSTSTVYGEAAVIPTPEDYTPLEPVSVYGASKLACEALISSYCHSFGMKAWVYRFANIIGARSGHGVITDFIRKLREDPEVLEILGDGRQSKSYLEVSECVRAMLYAVDNAPSQYNVFNIGSEDWVDVRRIADIVVGEMGLTGVKYRFTGGERGWVGDVPRMQLAVDRMRTLGWKPEIGSAESVRSAVRAMLE from the coding sequence ATGATCTTTTCCGTCGTCACCGGTGGAGCGGGATTCATAGGATCCCACCTGGTCGACGCCCTGGTCGGGCGGGGCGAGCGGGTGGTGGTCATCGATTCCCTGGCGGCAGGGTCGCGGGACAACCTTGGGAAACACCTGGACGAGGGGCTGGTCACCCTCGTGGAAGCCGACCTCCTCGGGGACGGCTGGCAGCGGTCCCTCGCAGGTGCGACCCGCGTGTTCCATCTTGCCGCGGACCCGGACGTCCGCCAGTCGGCGATCGCCCCCGACTCTCAAATAAGGAACAATATCATGGGGACCTACCGTGTGCTCGAGGCGATGCGGGTGCATCGTGTGGGGGAGATCGCGTTCACCTCCACATCAACCGTGTACGGGGAGGCCGCGGTGATCCCCACACCGGAGGACTATACCCCGCTCGAGCCCGTTTCCGTCTACGGGGCGAGCAAGCTTGCGTGCGAGGCACTGATATCGTCCTATTGCCATTCGTTCGGGATGAAGGCCTGGGTTTACCGGTTCGCAAACATCATCGGGGCGCGGAGCGGCCATGGTGTGATCACCGATTTCATCCGAAAACTGCGGGAGGACCCTGAGGTCCTGGAGATCCTGGGAGACGGCCGGCAGTCGAAGTCGTACCTCGAGGTCTCGGAGTGCGTCCGCGCAATGCTCTATGCGGTCGACAACGCGCCGTCGCAGTATAACGTGTTCAATATCGGGTCCGAGGACTGGGTTGACGTGCGCCGGATCGCGGACATCGTGGTCGGGGAGATGGGACTTACCGGCGTGAAGTACCGGTTCACCGGCGGAGAACGGGGCTGGGTGGGAGACGTGCCCAGGATGCAGCTCGCGGTCGACAGAATGCGCACTCTCGGGTGGAAGCCCGAGATCGGATCGGCCGAGAGCGTGCGGTCTGCGGTGCGGGCCATGCTGGAGTGA